Proteins encoded in a region of the Marinococcus sp. PL1-022 genome:
- a CDS encoding ComF family protein, with amino-acid sequence MNETSLLSFARGYCLSCRERLQTSWTYHNLFAWREAKLCDTCAGQLPAITGPVCPECSSPGHVDVCSDCLSWRRRTGDKGWIKNVSLFHYDDWMQAWTARWKFRGDAVMAAAFYHDLRRVYRQHFRGFVPVPVPLAPVRMQERRFNQAEVLAAALKVPYVLALERPDGEAGKQSKQTKRERLQTVRGFTVAAPDQISGRNVLLIDDIYTTGATVREAAQVLEAAGASLTASLTLIRA; translated from the coding sequence TTGAATGAAACTTCTCTTTTATCGTTTGCACGTGGATACTGCCTGTCCTGCCGCGAGCGCCTGCAGACGTCCTGGACGTACCATAACCTGTTTGCGTGGAGAGAAGCAAAGCTCTGCGACACCTGCGCCGGCCAGCTGCCTGCGATCACCGGACCGGTGTGTCCGGAGTGCTCGTCCCCGGGGCACGTGGACGTCTGTTCCGACTGCCTGAGCTGGCGCCGGCGTACCGGGGACAAGGGATGGATAAAAAACGTATCGCTGTTTCACTACGACGACTGGATGCAGGCGTGGACGGCCCGCTGGAAATTCCGCGGCGACGCAGTAATGGCCGCCGCATTTTATCACGACCTTCGCCGGGTGTACCGGCAGCATTTTCGCGGTTTTGTACCGGTTCCGGTGCCGCTTGCGCCTGTGCGGATGCAGGAACGCCGGTTTAATCAGGCGGAGGTGCTTGCAGCCGCCCTCAAAGTGCCGTATGTTCTGGCACTCGAACGCCCGGACGGGGAGGCCGGCAAACAAAGCAAGCAGACAAAACGGGAGCGGCTGCAGACGGTGCGCGGATTTACCGTCGCTGCTCCGGATCAGATTTCCGGCCGGAACGTTCTGCTCATTGACGATATTTACACGACTGGTGCAACGGTCCGCGAAGCAGCGCAAGTGCTTGAGGCGGCAGGAGCTTCTTTGACGGCTTCGCTCACATTGATTCGTGCTTAA
- a CDS encoding sensor histidine kinase: protein MVALRNAADLDQIIEQMLQTVEKSKEEIFEISETSRKELHTLQEELKEIQEHISETIERSDQLEVEARVARNQLAEVSKRFRQFSDEEVQKVYEKANESQVNLAVVRQEEKRLRDRRDNIERRLIQLDETIERAETLVSQVGIVYNFLAGDLQDVGEFVENAREKHEFGLQIIEAQEDERKRVAREIHDGPAQTLAHVLLRSELVEKISREKSAEEAIQEFRELRVLIRSSLGEVRRIIYDLRPMAIDDLGLVPTLQKYLRHLEDNTGMVTEFTTKGKEARVAPNLEIGLFRIVQEAAQNAYKHAKPDLLRVQLEQRPTSITILIKDDGKGFDVNKERDKSFGLLGMRERVNALGGELTIDSVVGQGTRVKVFVPVH from the coding sequence ATGGTAGCCTTGCGAAACGCAGCAGACTTAGATCAAATTATTGAGCAAATGCTTCAGACAGTAGAGAAAAGCAAAGAAGAAATTTTTGAAATCAGTGAAACCTCCAGAAAAGAACTTCACACACTCCAGGAAGAGTTAAAGGAAATACAGGAACACATTTCTGAAACGATTGAACGCTCCGATCAGCTGGAGGTTGAAGCCAGGGTGGCAAGAAATCAACTGGCAGAGGTAAGCAAACGGTTTCGGCAGTTCAGCGATGAAGAAGTGCAGAAGGTGTATGAGAAAGCCAACGAGTCACAGGTAAATCTTGCCGTAGTGCGGCAGGAGGAAAAACGCCTCCGCGACCGAAGGGACAATATCGAACGCCGCCTGATTCAACTGGATGAAACCATTGAACGGGCTGAAACGCTTGTATCCCAGGTAGGCATCGTTTATAACTTTCTTGCCGGCGACCTTCAGGATGTCGGGGAGTTCGTCGAAAATGCCCGGGAAAAGCATGAGTTCGGCCTGCAGATCATTGAAGCGCAGGAGGACGAGCGCAAGCGGGTGGCCCGTGAAATTCACGACGGTCCGGCGCAGACGCTCGCGCACGTGCTGCTCCGCTCGGAGCTTGTCGAGAAAATCTCCCGTGAAAAAAGCGCGGAGGAAGCGATCCAGGAGTTCCGGGAGCTGCGTGTTCTGATCCGCTCAAGCCTCGGGGAAGTCCGCAGGATTATTTATGACCTGCGGCCGATGGCGATTGATGATCTCGGTCTCGTGCCGACGCTTCAGAAGTATCTGCGTCACCTTGAAGACAACACAGGCATGGTGACGGAGTTTACCACGAAGGGGAAGGAAGCAAGAGTCGCCCCGAACCTTGAGATCGGACTGTTCCGCATTGTACAGGAGGCGGCCCAGAACGCCTATAAGCATGCAAAGCCGGATCTTCTCCGGGTGCAGCTCGAACAGAGACCGACGAGCATTACGATTTTAATCAAGGATGACGGCAAAGGATTCGACGTGAATAAAGAACGGGACAAATCATTCGGCCTTCTCGGCATGAGAGAGCGTGTGAACGCACTTGGCGGGGAGCTGACGATTGATTCCGTGGTCGGGCAGGGCACGAGAGTGAAGGTGTTCGTGCCGGTTCATTAA
- a CDS encoding TIGR03826 family flagellar region protein yields MAELKNCPSCGNLFVQALRAVCLECHRAEEARFQKVYTHVRKSKHRQSTITDVTEATGVSEEDIFRYIREGRLSLANLPNFSYPCEGCGEPIREYRLCRSCTSRISSGLKAEEKQREWEARQIKNKRSTYRARE; encoded by the coding sequence ATGGCCGAATTAAAAAACTGTCCGTCATGCGGCAATTTATTTGTACAGGCTCTCCGTGCCGTCTGTCTGGAATGCCACCGGGCGGAGGAGGCGCGGTTCCAGAAGGTGTACACGCACGTAAGAAAGAGTAAGCACCGGCAGTCAACGATTACGGATGTTACCGAGGCGACCGGGGTCAGCGAGGAAGATATTTTCCGCTATATTCGCGAGGGACGCCTGAGCCTGGCAAATCTGCCGAACTTCAGCTATCCGTGTGAGGGATGCGGTGAACCAATCCGGGAGTACCGGCTCTGCCGGTCGTGTACCAGCCGTATTTCTTCAGGGCTGAAGGCGGAAGAAAAACAGAGGGAGTGGGAAGCCCGGCAGATTAAGAACAAACGGTCAACGTACCGGGCGCGGGAATAA
- a CDS encoding UDP-glucose dehydrogenase family protein, producing the protein MKLTVVGTGYVGLVSGTSFAELGNDVICVDKLPEKVDRLNNGEIPIYEPGLKELVDSNRAAGRLQFTTELQPAVQASDVVVIAVGTPESETGAANMSYVYGVADEIGEAVNDDKFRVVVNKSTVPVGTADRVRSLIADKNPDAQVEVCSVPEFLREGSAVKDTFNPDRVIIGTNSDKAAEILTELHQPLTENIVVTDPRSSEMIKYASNAFLATKISFVNEVANICDYYGADINAVTRGMGMDNRIGPKFLNAGIGYGGSCFPKDVKAIKHLAEVKGYYPQLLQAVNDVNEKQSLRMVDHLNVIFNEDIRNITVALLGLAFKPNTDDMREAPSLKIIRSLQEYGVKVRAFDPVAEDNAKQLLGGDIYFAENALDACEGADAAMLVTEWDECLQVTPEKLKSIMNKPVMIDGRNAFEAKEFKEAGFIYHGIGRK; encoded by the coding sequence ATGAAGCTAACAGTAGTAGGTACCGGCTATGTGGGCCTTGTATCAGGAACAAGCTTTGCAGAGCTTGGCAATGACGTAATCTGTGTGGATAAACTTCCGGAGAAGGTGGACCGGCTGAATAACGGAGAGATCCCGATTTATGAGCCGGGTCTGAAGGAATTAGTGGACTCCAACCGGGCAGCCGGACGTCTGCAGTTTACAACAGAGCTGCAGCCCGCTGTCCAGGCGTCAGACGTGGTGGTTATTGCCGTCGGTACGCCGGAATCGGAAACAGGAGCTGCCAACATGTCCTATGTGTACGGCGTAGCGGACGAAATCGGGGAAGCGGTGAATGACGACAAATTTCGTGTCGTGGTAAATAAATCGACTGTGCCCGTGGGAACCGCGGACCGCGTACGCTCGCTGATCGCGGACAAAAATCCGGATGCCCAGGTCGAAGTATGCTCCGTGCCGGAATTTCTCCGGGAGGGGTCAGCTGTTAAGGATACATTTAATCCGGACCGCGTGATTATCGGCACAAATTCCGACAAAGCAGCGGAGATTTTAACAGAGCTGCATCAGCCGCTCACAGAAAACATTGTCGTGACAGACCCGCGCAGCTCTGAAATGATCAAATACGCCTCCAACGCCTTTCTCGCCACGAAGATCTCTTTCGTGAACGAGGTGGCGAACATCTGTGATTATTACGGTGCAGATATCAATGCGGTTACACGCGGAATGGGAATGGACAACCGGATCGGGCCGAAGTTTTTGAACGCAGGCATCGGCTACGGGGGCTCCTGCTTCCCGAAGGACGTAAAAGCAATCAAACACCTGGCGGAGGTTAAAGGCTACTATCCGCAGCTGCTGCAGGCCGTAAACGATGTGAACGAAAAGCAGAGCCTGCGCATGGTGGACCACCTGAATGTGATTTTTAACGAAGATATCCGCAATATTACAGTGGCGCTCCTCGGCCTCGCGTTTAAGCCGAACACAGACGATATGCGGGAAGCCCCTTCGCTGAAAATTATCCGTTCGCTCCAGGAATACGGCGTGAAGGTGCGTGCCTTTGACCCGGTAGCAGAGGACAATGCCAAACAGCTGCTCGGGGGAGACATCTACTTTGCGGAAAACGCGCTGGATGCCTGCGAAGGTGCAGATGCGGCGATGCTTGTGACAGAGTGGGACGAATGCCTGCAGGTGACACCGGAGAAATTAAAAAGCATCATGAACAAGCCGGTGATGATTGACGGCAGAAATGCATTTGAAGCAAAAGAATTTAAGGAAGCCGGCTTTATTTATCACGGTATCGGCCGGAAATAG
- a CDS encoding response regulator — protein sequence MQERIDEKIKLLLVDDHQLFREGVKRILDMEENFEIVAEGSDGEEAFTLVDDYHPDVVLMDINMPGVNGVEATKTLIERHPDLKVLILSIHDDESYVTHVLKTGASGYLLKEMDADALIEAVKVVGSGGAYIHPKVTQNLINEYRRLAHEGDDHGADDTEIGYKEVEYRKPLHILTRRECEVLQLMTDGYSNRMIGESLYISEKTVKNHVSNILQKMNVNDRTQAVVESIKKGWVKVR from the coding sequence ATGCAAGAACGTATCGATGAAAAAATCAAATTGTTGTTGGTTGACGATCATCAGCTTTTCCGTGAAGGCGTCAAACGCATTCTGGATATGGAAGAAAACTTTGAAATTGTTGCAGAAGGCAGTGACGGAGAAGAAGCGTTTACTCTTGTCGACGATTATCATCCGGACGTGGTGCTGATGGATATCAACATGCCCGGGGTCAACGGCGTCGAAGCGACCAAAACGCTGATCGAACGCCACCCGGATTTGAAGGTGCTGATCCTGAGCATTCACGATGATGAATCGTACGTGACGCACGTGCTGAAAACTGGAGCTTCCGGTTACCTGCTGAAGGAAATGGATGCGGACGCCCTGATTGAAGCAGTGAAGGTTGTCGGCTCCGGCGGCGCCTACATTCATCCAAAGGTAACGCAGAACCTGATTAACGAATACCGCCGCCTCGCTCATGAAGGCGACGACCACGGTGCAGACGATACCGAAATTGGCTACAAAGAGGTTGAATACCGCAAGCCGCTTCATATTCTGACGCGCCGCGAGTGCGAGGTGCTTCAGCTGATGACAGACGGCTACAGCAACCGGATGATCGGGGAATCGCTCTACATCAGTGAAAAAACGGTGAAAAACCATGTGAGTAACATTCTGCAGAAAATGAATGTAAATGACCGGACGCAGGCGGTTGTCGAATCAATCAAAAAGGGCTGGGTTAAAGTCCGCTAA
- a CDS encoding DegV family protein, translating to MPKIAIVTDSTSYLNPEELRQWSIHEIPLNVVVNEETMPETDWDVATYYQAMRNSETLPTTSQPSPGKMEDLYRELAREADEIISIHLSSGISGTHQTAVAVADDIKDTVHVHCYDSEISARAQGYFVLTAARMASEGYDMAAIFAKLDKIKETMRAYFIVEDLRHLQRGGRLSGAQAMVGSMLRIKPVLEFTDKKIIPYEKVRTSKKALARIQSLFLEEAAKGPLEASVLHANAEEAGEAFRRQLQEASPESRISLEHLGPVIGTHLGENAIGLAWYRPETLSE from the coding sequence TTGCCAAAAATCGCCATAGTAACCGACAGCACCTCGTACCTGAATCCTGAAGAACTCAGACAGTGGAGCATTCATGAAATCCCGCTCAATGTGGTGGTGAATGAAGAAACGATGCCGGAGACCGACTGGGACGTTGCCACGTATTATCAGGCGATGAGAAATTCGGAAACGCTTCCGACCACGTCGCAGCCGTCACCGGGAAAAATGGAGGACCTGTACCGGGAGCTTGCCCGGGAGGCCGATGAAATTATTTCCATTCATTTAAGCAGCGGTATCAGTGGCACGCACCAGACAGCTGTCGCCGTCGCTGACGATATTAAGGATACGGTCCACGTGCACTGCTATGACTCGGAAATCAGTGCCCGGGCCCAGGGCTATTTTGTATTAACCGCCGCCCGGATGGCCTCGGAAGGATATGATATGGCAGCTATTTTCGCCAAGCTCGATAAAATTAAAGAAACGATGCGGGCGTACTTTATCGTCGAGGACCTGCGCCACCTGCAGCGGGGCGGCCGGCTGAGCGGGGCGCAGGCCATGGTTGGCAGCATGCTGCGTATCAAGCCGGTGCTCGAATTTACTGACAAAAAGATTATACCGTATGAAAAGGTACGCACCTCCAAAAAAGCACTAGCCCGTATTCAGTCCCTCTTTTTGGAGGAAGCCGCCAAGGGGCCGCTTGAAGCGAGCGTCCTGCACGCAAACGCTGAAGAGGCCGGGGAGGCATTTCGCAGGCAGCTGCAGGAAGCCTCGCCGGAGTCCCGGATCTCCCTCGAACACCTTGGTCCGGTGATTGGCACCCATCTCGGGGAAAACGCCATAGGGCTCGCCTGGTACCGCCCCGAAACCCTCTCTGAGTAA
- a CDS encoding YigZ family protein, which yields MLTSYRTIKQSGHHEFTINKSRFITHITRAADEVTAHSFIEQIKKEHWNAAHNCSAYLIGEQDHIQKANDDGEPNGTAGVPMLEVLKKRELKDTAVVVTRYFGGIKLGAGGLIRAYGSSVSEALNHIGIVRRTLMQELVVSADYSLLGKLEYEARKSAYILDTIDYEEQVKLHLYTPVEEVEACQEWLVNISSGQAGIEEGKQAFVEADEPS from the coding sequence ATGCTTACTTCATATCGTACCATTAAACAAAGCGGCCATCATGAATTCACCATAAATAAATCACGCTTCATTACCCACATTACCCGCGCAGCAGACGAAGTAACCGCTCATTCATTCATTGAGCAAATAAAAAAGGAGCACTGGAACGCTGCCCACAACTGTTCAGCGTATTTGATCGGTGAGCAGGACCATATTCAAAAAGCCAATGATGACGGCGAACCGAACGGCACCGCAGGCGTACCGATGCTCGAGGTGCTGAAAAAACGCGAGCTGAAAGATACCGCAGTCGTTGTCACCCGCTATTTCGGCGGAATCAAGCTTGGCGCCGGCGGCCTGATACGGGCCTACGGCTCCTCAGTTTCCGAGGCGTTGAACCATATCGGAATCGTGCGCCGTACGCTGATGCAGGAGCTCGTGGTTTCCGCCGACTACAGCCTGCTCGGCAAACTGGAATACGAAGCCCGGAAATCCGCTTATATTCTTGATACGATTGACTACGAAGAGCAGGTGAAGCTTCATCTTTATACACCGGTTGAAGAGGTGGAGGCCTGCCAGGAGTGGCTTGTGAACATAAGCAGCGGCCAGGCCGGCATTGAAGAAGGAAAACAGGCCTTCGTGGAAGCCGATGAGCCTTCATAG
- a CDS encoding LCP family protein — protein MPSSTSQRRSLRKRRKKSFIWKTTAITALLFLLLAGGASAYFLQQLNSVSADTEEELERGEKSDLRDQAVDPSEDSFSVLFLGVDDREEGSMDGRSDAMVVGTFNKDSKKVKLVSIPRDSLVNIEGHGEDKIAHAHAYGGTDLAVQTVENTLNIPIDYYVKSDFAAFTDIINDLDGVDVNVPFDFTEEGTEFTEGPATLNGEEALKYVRMRKQDPRGDLGRGERQQEVLESLIKKAGSIESIDNYDDVFDSVSENVSTNFTFGNMIALQQYADSLDKIDSNQLQGSDATINGIYYYQLNPEATLETSNSLRKQLDLPASEEPLTLPGTQANNEAPVTEEEAPAEESYEEPAAEEEAPTEESYEAPAAEEEVPAEEESYEESPATEEEAPVEESYEAPATEEAPAEESYEEPATEEEAPAEEESYEEAPAEEEGYEETTP, from the coding sequence ATGCCAAGCTCAACGTCTCAACGGAGAAGCCTTCGTAAAAGAAGAAAGAAATCCTTCATCTGGAAAACCACAGCCATCACTGCTTTACTTTTTCTCCTGCTTGCCGGGGGAGCTTCCGCTTACTTTCTCCAGCAGCTCAACAGCGTGTCCGCTGATACAGAGGAAGAGCTTGAACGCGGGGAAAAATCGGATCTCCGGGACCAGGCCGTTGACCCGTCAGAGGACAGCTTCTCGGTTTTATTCCTGGGTGTGGATGACCGCGAAGAAGGATCCATGGACGGACGCTCCGATGCGATGGTCGTCGGTACATTCAACAAGGACTCCAAAAAAGTGAAGCTGGTGAGTATCCCGAGAGACTCGCTCGTAAACATTGAAGGCCACGGGGAAGACAAAATCGCACACGCCCATGCCTATGGCGGAACGGATTTAGCGGTCCAGACTGTTGAAAATACGCTGAACATCCCGATTGACTATTACGTAAAATCTGATTTTGCCGCCTTTACCGACATTATTAACGATCTTGACGGCGTCGACGTCAACGTGCCGTTTGATTTCACGGAAGAAGGAACAGAATTTACAGAAGGACCGGCAACACTAAACGGTGAAGAAGCGCTCAAATACGTACGGATGAGAAAACAGGACCCCCGGGGTGACCTTGGACGAGGTGAACGCCAGCAGGAAGTGCTTGAGAGCCTGATCAAAAAAGCCGGGTCCATCGAATCCATCGATAATTACGATGACGTATTTGACAGCGTCAGTGAAAATGTGAGCACCAACTTCACGTTTGGCAACATGATTGCCCTGCAGCAGTATGCCGATTCATTAGACAAAATCGATTCCAATCAACTGCAGGGTTCGGATGCTACGATCAACGGCATCTATTACTACCAGCTGAACCCGGAGGCGACACTTGAAACCTCCAACAGCCTGCGTAAACAGCTCGATCTCCCGGCTTCAGAGGAGCCACTGACCCTCCCGGGTACACAGGCAAACAATGAAGCGCCTGTGACGGAGGAAGAAGCGCCGGCTGAAGAATCCTACGAGGAGCCGGCTGCCGAGGAAGAGGCACCGACCGAGGAATCCTATGAAGCACCGGCTGCTGAGGAAGAAGTGCCTGCAGAGGAAGAATCGTATGAGGAATCTCCAGCGACAGAGGAAGAAGCTCCGGTGGAAGAGTCCTACGAGGCGCCTGCGACAGAAGAAGCCCCGGCTGAGGAATCCTACGAAGAGCCTGCTACGGAAGAAGAAGCGCCGGCTGAAGAGGAATCGTACGAAGAAGCTCCCGCCGAGGAAGAAGGCTACGAGGAAACGACACCGTAA
- a CDS encoding CAP-associated domain-containing protein, with protein sequence MKGLVGTAVLVALLAALIVYSPADSPWSGVKDRIEEAGGTTYEGTDTQGERMALFLSNLLGENLQADESSRGAPEAGTVETEVPEGTGDWEVAGVSLGDSLEEVEAARGEAKDVQPGSYSFDWHIYYEDDYGQYAQYGIEDGRVVALYSNQQTWQDDEGNGWGTGRSAIRDTYGDSMETVTRGSIRTETNEQQQGVYEVEEGFATFFYDVHEENRVNALLLVDKEVERTSSFYAEGSEEVRNSYERLVWHLTNAQRVQLGRDTLAYNEPVAGVARAHSENMAENQFFDHVNPEGQSPFDRLEQGGIRYVQAAENIASGQRSPLYATAGWMNSYEGHREAMLGNYDGLGIGVAFDDENRPFYTQNFVSPSRE encoded by the coding sequence ATGAAGGGTCTGGTTGGCACGGCGGTGTTAGTGGCTCTGTTGGCAGCGCTTATAGTTTACAGCCCGGCGGATTCTCCCTGGAGCGGGGTTAAAGACCGTATCGAAGAAGCAGGCGGCACGACATATGAAGGCACGGACACGCAGGGTGAAAGAATGGCGCTTTTTTTATCCAATCTGCTCGGTGAAAACCTGCAGGCGGATGAAAGCAGCAGGGGCGCTCCGGAGGCAGGCACCGTGGAAACGGAAGTGCCTGAAGGCACAGGGGACTGGGAAGTTGCAGGTGTAAGCCTCGGGGACAGCCTTGAAGAGGTGGAGGCGGCACGCGGGGAAGCGAAGGACGTACAGCCCGGAAGCTATTCGTTCGACTGGCATATTTATTACGAAGACGATTACGGGCAGTACGCCCAGTACGGGATTGAGGACGGACGTGTGGTGGCGCTTTATTCCAATCAGCAGACGTGGCAGGACGATGAAGGAAACGGCTGGGGCACCGGACGCAGTGCTATCCGGGATACGTACGGAGACTCTATGGAAACGGTAACCCGCGGAAGCATCCGCACGGAAACGAATGAACAGCAGCAGGGCGTTTACGAGGTGGAGGAAGGCTTTGCGACCTTTTTCTACGATGTTCATGAAGAAAACAGGGTGAATGCTCTGCTGCTGGTGGATAAAGAGGTGGAAAGGACTTCTTCCTTTTATGCCGAAGGGTCTGAAGAAGTGCGGAATTCGTATGAACGGCTCGTATGGCACTTAACCAACGCCCAGCGTGTACAGCTCGGCCGGGACACGCTCGCCTACAATGAGCCAGTGGCAGGTGTCGCAAGAGCGCACAGTGAAAACATGGCTGAAAACCAGTTTTTCGATCACGTGAATCCGGAGGGGCAGTCCCCGTTTGACCGCCTGGAACAGGGCGGCATACGGTACGTACAGGCTGCCGAAAACATTGCTTCCGGCCAGCGGTCGCCGCTGTACGCCACGGCCGGATGGATGAATTCATATGAAGGGCACCGCGAAGCGATGCTCGGCAATTACGACGGTCTCGGTATCGGGGTGGCATTTGACGACGAAAACCGTCCGTTTTATACGCAGAATTTTGTTAGTCCAAGCAGGGAGTGA
- the rbsK gene encoding ribokinase, protein MPANIVVVGSINMDLVTTAERMPSRGETILGEGFHTYFGGKGANQAVAAARLGARVSMIGAVGSDAFGTEYLEHLRTEGINTEHVRMRPGPATGVATIIVSGGDNCIIVTPGANATVSPDDIEKSRSLLREADAVLVQLEIPGPAVEKVLQTAEEEQTPVILNPAPMQPLSPVYWDKAAYLTPNEQEFEQLRSEYPAVAGSRENVVVTKGAAGVSILRADGREEVIPVRTADVRDTTGAGDTFNGALATAVAEGMSLEDACRFANAASAASVEKEGAQNGMPVRSQIEGRGL, encoded by the coding sequence ATGCCAGCAAATATAGTGGTTGTGGGAAGTATTAACATGGATCTGGTCACAACAGCAGAACGGATGCCCTCCCGGGGAGAAACAATCCTCGGGGAAGGCTTTCATACATATTTTGGCGGAAAAGGGGCCAATCAGGCGGTGGCCGCTGCCCGCCTCGGTGCCCGCGTATCGATGATTGGGGCTGTTGGAAGCGATGCTTTTGGAACAGAATATTTGGAGCACCTGCGAACCGAAGGCATCAATACAGAGCACGTTCGCATGCGCCCAGGTCCGGCGACTGGTGTTGCCACAATTATTGTATCCGGGGGAGACAATTGCATTATTGTGACGCCGGGGGCGAACGCCACTGTCAGTCCCGACGATATCGAAAAAAGCCGTTCGCTCCTGAGAGAGGCAGACGCAGTGCTCGTACAGCTTGAAATTCCAGGGCCGGCGGTGGAAAAGGTGCTTCAGACCGCCGAAGAGGAGCAGACGCCGGTTATTTTAAACCCGGCACCGATGCAGCCGCTGTCACCGGTGTATTGGGATAAAGCGGCCTACCTGACACCGAATGAGCAGGAATTTGAACAGCTGCGGAGCGAGTACCCGGCGGTTGCCGGCAGCCGTGAAAATGTGGTGGTGACGAAAGGAGCGGCGGGAGTATCCATTCTCCGTGCAGACGGCAGAGAAGAAGTAATTCCTGTGCGTACGGCGGACGTGCGCGATACGACAGGGGCTGGTGATACGTTTAACGGAGCGTTAGCCACAGCAGTGGCTGAAGGGATGTCTCTTGAAGATGCCTGCCGGTTTGCCAATGCTGCTTCAGCGGCCTCAGTTGAAAAAGAAGGAGCCCAGAACGGAATGCCGGTACGTTCGCAGATCGAAGGCCGGGGCCTTTAA
- a CDS encoding DEAD/DEAH box helicase, with translation MNKLSNWFAGSKRPDSPFSSLSSDAEIPAIPLPDYKQMQFHCSGRALLAQELPYDQKIIQDYVQAGMLQEVPAIMKQGAFWRCLRCSSQSPGLFGAHACACGRERCVYCRECLEMGRVSACTPLYYWAGPESREVFTDPLIWSGRLSSGQERASRAAAGAGLRKQELYIWAVCGAGKTEMMFQAVAGALARGERVLWTTPRTDVVRELYPRLLGVFPGVPAAAWYAGSPDARPEARLVLATAHQVRRFKGAFDVVIIDEVDAFPYVFDPGLQRAVREACRRETAVIYLSATPGKDEQRRMKSGGLSYVKVPRRFHGQPLPVPECRWAGNWRLHLSRGRLPHTLLQWCQSRDTAYPLFVFVPSVAAVRPVVEALRAEDFRCEGVHAEDEKREGKITAFREGHIDILVTTTILERGVTIPKADVAVIGADDDIFSESALVQIAGRAGRNPERPEGDVVFFHYGRTKAMQQTIRHIQTMNREEAAPVE, from the coding sequence ATGAATAAGCTATCCAACTGGTTTGCCGGCAGCAAGCGGCCGGATTCCCCCTTTTCTTCCTTATCCTCTGATGCAGAGATCCCCGCTATACCCTTACCAGATTATAAACAGATGCAGTTCCACTGCAGCGGCCGGGCCCTTCTGGCTCAGGAGCTGCCGTACGATCAAAAAATTATTCAAGACTATGTGCAGGCGGGAATGCTGCAGGAGGTGCCTGCCATCATGAAGCAGGGCGCTTTTTGGCGGTGCCTGCGCTGCAGCAGCCAGAGCCCCGGCTTGTTCGGTGCCCACGCATGTGCGTGCGGGCGTGAGCGGTGCGTCTATTGCCGCGAGTGTCTGGAAATGGGGCGGGTGTCGGCCTGCACGCCGCTCTATTATTGGGCCGGGCCCGAATCCCGCGAAGTGTTTACCGATCCGCTCATATGGAGCGGCCGGCTGTCTTCAGGACAGGAACGTGCCTCCCGTGCCGCTGCCGGGGCCGGTCTGCGGAAGCAGGAGCTGTATATCTGGGCGGTGTGCGGCGCCGGGAAAACCGAAATGATGTTTCAGGCAGTGGCCGGGGCACTCGCCAGAGGCGAGCGGGTGCTGTGGACGACGCCGCGGACGGATGTCGTGCGCGAGCTGTACCCGCGTCTTTTGGGCGTGTTTCCCGGGGTGCCGGCTGCAGCCTGGTATGCAGGCAGCCCCGATGCCCGGCCGGAGGCACGTCTTGTGCTCGCAACGGCCCATCAGGTGCGCCGGTTCAAAGGGGCCTTCGATGTAGTGATAATTGATGAGGTGGACGCGTTTCCGTACGTGTTTGATCCAGGCCTCCAGCGGGCCGTGCGGGAAGCATGCCGACGGGAAACGGCAGTTATCTACTTAAGTGCGACGCCCGGAAAGGACGAACAGCGGCGGATGAAGAGCGGGGGTCTGTCGTACGTGAAGGTGCCGCGCCGCTTTCACGGCCAGCCGCTTCCGGTGCCGGAGTGCCGGTGGGCCGGTAACTGGAGGCTGCACCTCTCCCGCGGGCGTCTGCCGCATACGCTGCTGCAGTGGTGCCAGTCGCGGGACACCGCTTATCCGCTGTTTGTGTTCGTCCCATCGGTAGCGGCTGTTCGCCCGGTGGTGGAAGCGCTCCGGGCGGAGGACTTTCGCTGCGAGGGCGTGCACGCAGAAGACGAAAAGCGCGAGGGAAAAATTACGGCCTTCCGCGAGGGGCATATCGATATTCTGGTGACAACGACAATTCTGGAGCGGGGCGTCACGATACCCAAAGCGGACGTGGCGGTGATTGGCGCCGACGATGATATTTTCAGCGAAAGTGCCCTCGTGCAAATCGCCGGCAGAGCCGGACGGAATCCGGAGCGGCCGGAGGGGGACGTGGTTTTCTTTCACTACGGCCGTACAAAAGCGATGCAGCAGACGATCCGCCATATCCAAACAATGAACCGGGAGGAGGCGGCGCCCGTTGAATGA